One genomic window of Sphingobacterium oryzagri includes the following:
- a CDS encoding VanZ family protein gives MLRFLINYAWAIIWGLLMLLLMGLPSDDLPNTNYFVGFDKLAHCGFFFVFTVLLLKGSIMQSKGRGSKVKTFAIVLLVTSSLAFGTEAIQLYFSFGRMADWWDIFADYMGIGMALLSYILLHQKRQGY, from the coding sequence ATGCTAAGATTCTTAATCAACTACGCCTGGGCAATTATTTGGGGACTCCTGATGTTGCTTTTAATGGGCTTGCCCTCAGATGACCTGCCTAACACCAACTACTTTGTCGGTTTTGACAAATTGGCGCATTGTGGTTTTTTCTTCGTTTTTACGGTTTTGCTGCTAAAGGGGTCTATCATGCAATCAAAGGGCCGTGGCTCAAAAGTAAAAACATTTGCTATTGTACTTTTAGTGACCAGTAGTTTAGCTTTCGGTACAGAGGCTATACAACTTTACTTTTCATTTGGCCGCATGGCTGATTGGTGGGATATCTTTGCAGATTATATGGGTATTGGCATGGCATTGCTCAGCTATATTTTGCTGCACCAAAAACGTCAGGGATATTAG
- a CDS encoding PspC domain-containing protein, translating to MNKTIIININSIVFHIEEDAYETLRAYMIDIKKHFGNSAESKEILEDIENRIAEMFNERIQTGRKEVINLEDVQEVIERMGKVSDFEQSEEAGEGMSDIPEDAYNRADHIGRKLMRDPDDKVLGGVCSGLAHYFGMEPRWLRVLLVLFVLIGGSGFLVYLILWIVMPVAETRADKMSMRGEVPNLQNFKKSFDEEVRSFSSEFSGAGEHISRSARSAGNAMGGCLGLIGKLIAWLMLIFTGLNILGLFIFYVFNMMNLFGLENPILFPPLAVLSTDDAIIALTFGTLAVTIPFLALFLWLIRVLFKTDKVNNYLSLTMFAAWIVSIVGVIYYCVYAAQDFREKSTINIQKNITVQPVYHFTEKDVRILDASEKDSLRSKFNMQLDGQDLRNYLHDNIAITFESIDSLGQPYIQYNYSAHGKSYQLAAERAKNIVYEAVQEGKTILFPSHFLLRKNALDRDQQVSVTVYLPRGAKVILEREIEHKLRDISYWECLNNYADHDHQRYTEWTMTATGLVCAQVAPEKDNDKDDDDSEGEELDDVNDESAAAVSVTDSKESKTDSVITIDGSNVTIEVKNKETKVAKKKSAS from the coding sequence ATGAACAAGACAATCATCATAAACATAAACAGCATCGTCTTCCACATCGAGGAAGATGCCTACGAGACGCTGCGGGCGTATATGATCGATATCAAGAAGCATTTTGGAAATTCGGCAGAGAGTAAGGAGATACTGGAAGATATCGAAAATCGTATAGCAGAGATGTTTAACGAGCGCATACAAACTGGTCGTAAGGAAGTGATTAACCTGGAAGATGTACAGGAGGTAATCGAACGCATGGGCAAAGTGAGCGACTTTGAGCAGAGCGAAGAGGCCGGTGAGGGTATGAGCGACATTCCGGAAGATGCTTACAATAGAGCCGATCATATAGGTCGTAAATTAATGCGCGACCCGGACGATAAGGTTTTAGGCGGTGTATGTAGCGGTCTGGCACACTATTTCGGGATGGAACCGCGGTGGTTGCGTGTTTTGCTCGTGCTTTTTGTCTTGATCGGCGGATCCGGTTTTTTGGTATACTTGATTTTGTGGATTGTAATGCCCGTGGCCGAAACCCGTGCGGATAAAATGTCTATGCGTGGCGAAGTGCCTAATTTGCAGAACTTTAAAAAGTCGTTTGACGAAGAGGTGCGAAGCTTTTCCAGTGAGTTTTCTGGAGCAGGCGAGCACATCAGCCGCAGCGCACGCAGTGCCGGCAATGCCATGGGCGGTTGCTTGGGATTGATTGGTAAACTGATTGCCTGGCTGATGCTCATCTTTACGGGTTTAAATATCTTGGGCTTGTTCATCTTCTACGTGTTCAACATGATGAACCTATTTGGCTTAGAAAACCCAATATTATTCCCGCCATTGGCTGTTCTTTCAACAGACGATGCGATCATTGCACTGACATTTGGAACCTTGGCGGTCACCATTCCATTTTTAGCCTTGTTTCTATGGTTGATAAGAGTACTCTTCAAAACAGACAAAGTAAATAACTATTTGTCTTTGACGATGTTTGCGGCATGGATCGTATCGATCGTGGGTGTAATATACTATTGCGTTTATGCTGCGCAAGATTTCCGCGAGAAAAGTACCATCAATATACAGAAGAACATCACCGTGCAACCCGTGTATCACTTTACAGAAAAAGATGTACGCATTTTAGACGCCAGCGAAAAAGACTCGCTACGGTCTAAATTTAATATGCAGTTGGACGGACAAGACCTGCGAAACTATTTGCATGATAACATTGCGATAACCTTTGAGAGTATCGATTCTTTAGGCCAACCGTATATTCAATACAATTATTCTGCACATGGTAAAAGCTATCAGTTAGCGGCAGAGCGAGCAAAAAATATCGTTTACGAGGCAGTGCAAGAAGGGAAGACCATTTTGTTCCCGAGCCATTTTCTTTTACGGAAGAATGCCTTGGATCGCGATCAGCAAGTGAGCGTAACGGTATACCTGCCACGTGGGGCAAAGGTGATTTTAGAACGGGAGATAGAGCATAAACTGCGCGATATTTCCTACTGGGAATGTCTGAATAACTATGCTGATCACGATCATCAGCGCTATACAGAGTGGACAATGACGGCTACGGGACTGGTATGCGCGCAAGTGGCTCCTGAAAAAGATAACGATAAAGATGATGACGACAGCGAGGGGGAAGAGCTGGACGATGTGAATGATGAAAGTGCTGCAGCCGTGTCGGTAACGGATAGCAAGGAATCAAAAACGGACTCAGTCATTACCATCGACGGATCAAACGTGACGATCGAAGTGAAAAATAAAGAGACGAAAGTCGCTAAGAAAAAATCAGCGAGTTAA
- a CDS encoding outer membrane beta-barrel family protein gives MKKTTTYLTFNFCFLLLTAFAVQAQQTWKGEVNGKIYNAAQEPMANVSVQLLTAKAAAVMKTGVSDENGTYIISNIPDGEFIIQVSSVGYESAKSSSFTIKGNSLTLADMILLPQTQSLEAVTVEGKVPLVQQRDGKLILNVENSTLAAGNNALEVIQRAPGVSVDKDENLQLMGQQGVNVTIDGRQTFMTGEQLATFLKSMNGDQIKSVEVTTGRTAKDDAEGSVGTINITLKKNRLEGFNGTWLASAAQGQHFRGNSSLTLNYKKKNTTLFGNYGYTQNKRQFDLDLMRTIASNDLTRVFDQEADLIETNKTHNYKVGIEQRTSDRNTMLLQFSGDNDDEQSLNSSRTQIGPQVGNVDSVLYTVTDSRTPFNRYSINFNNELKIDTLGGKLTFDLDWTAFRNRSDISYDYQTFFPTGGLVRAPEYWRTAMPVDIDIYVGRLDFVKHIAKGKFEAGVKYSRVKSDNNLAFEEFVDQTWQRFPFRQNHFVYTEQIAAGYLDYSREFGKASIKLGLRAEHTHSNAHAMTTDTINKRNYLDLFPSVSSSYAFNENNILSLSYARKISRPNYRYLNPMPYYIDKFTYTLGNPYLRPQYTDGFTLNYTFMKMFNFTLGTDITNDAMVESLGQDVETGESWIQQQNLAKTVTSYLNINAPAQIGKFWTMNNNLTGIYMHFKGEIAGEFANLGSFFFQGRSTNNFKIAKGFGAELSVNYNSPFLYNVYKIHTRWGTDVGVNYNFKDQRSSLKLAATDIFRTQKNNVSTNFAEFDSQFSQYNDNRTVRLTYTYKFGNLKQQTKRTSTDSEEKNRAL, from the coding sequence ATGAAAAAAACAACTACCTATCTAACCTTCAATTTTTGTTTTCTATTACTAACCGCCTTTGCCGTGCAAGCGCAGCAAACATGGAAAGGCGAGGTCAACGGAAAAATCTACAACGCTGCGCAAGAACCGATGGCCAATGTATCTGTTCAGCTCTTGACGGCGAAAGCTGCTGCGGTGATGAAAACAGGCGTTTCTGACGAAAATGGAACGTATATCATCAGCAATATACCTGATGGCGAATTTATTATTCAAGTATCTTCCGTGGGTTACGAATCTGCAAAATCAAGTTCTTTTACAATTAAAGGTAATTCGCTCACGCTTGCGGATATGATATTATTGCCGCAAACACAGTCGCTCGAGGCGGTTACGGTGGAGGGAAAGGTGCCTTTGGTGCAACAGCGCGACGGTAAACTGATCTTGAATGTGGAAAATTCGACGCTGGCTGCGGGTAATAATGCCTTGGAGGTGATACAGCGCGCACCGGGCGTTAGCGTAGATAAAGATGAAAACTTACAACTGATGGGGCAACAAGGCGTGAACGTGACGATTGACGGGCGACAGACGTTTATGACGGGCGAACAGCTCGCGACGTTTCTGAAATCAATGAATGGCGATCAGATCAAAAGCGTCGAAGTAACTACGGGAAGAACTGCCAAAGACGATGCCGAAGGTTCGGTAGGCACCATCAATATCACCTTGAAGAAAAATAGATTGGAAGGTTTTAACGGAACTTGGTTAGCCAGCGCAGCGCAGGGGCAGCATTTTCGCGGAAACTCCTCTTTAACGTTAAACTATAAAAAGAAAAATACGACGCTTTTTGGAAATTACGGTTATACCCAAAACAAACGGCAGTTTGATCTGGATTTAATGCGCACCATTGCTTCAAACGATTTGACACGTGTGTTTGATCAAGAAGCAGATCTGATCGAGACCAACAAAACGCACAACTACAAAGTCGGGATCGAGCAGCGTACCTCTGATCGTAACACGATGCTTTTGCAATTTTCTGGCGATAACGACGATGAGCAGTCGCTAAATAGCAGCCGCACCCAGATCGGTCCGCAGGTTGGTAATGTGGACTCGGTATTGTATACCGTGACAGATAGCAGAACACCCTTTAATCGCTACTCTATCAATTTCAATAACGAATTAAAGATTGATACGCTGGGCGGGAAGCTAACCTTCGACCTGGATTGGACAGCCTTCCGTAATCGCTCAGACATTAGCTACGATTATCAAACGTTTTTTCCTACGGGCGGACTCGTTCGCGCACCGGAGTATTGGCGCACGGCAATGCCGGTAGATATTGATATTTATGTCGGTCGGTTGGATTTTGTAAAGCATATCGCAAAAGGAAAGTTTGAGGCTGGCGTAAAATACAGCCGTGTAAAGTCTGACAATAACCTTGCTTTCGAAGAGTTTGTCGACCAAACCTGGCAACGGTTTCCATTTCGACAAAACCACTTTGTTTACACCGAACAAATTGCAGCGGGTTATCTAGATTACAGCCGTGAATTTGGGAAAGCAAGCATCAAATTAGGACTTCGTGCAGAGCATACCCATTCTAATGCACATGCTATGACGACAGACACCATCAATAAGCGAAATTACCTCGACTTATTTCCTTCGGTAAGCAGCTCGTATGCATTTAACGAAAACAACATCCTGTCGTTAAGCTACGCGCGGAAAATTTCAAGACCCAACTACCGGTATCTGAATCCTATGCCGTACTACATCGATAAGTTTACTTACACGCTGGGCAATCCATATTTGCGGCCGCAATATACCGACGGCTTTACGCTAAACTACACGTTTATGAAGATGTTTAACTTCACGCTCGGCACCGATATTACCAACGATGCGATGGTCGAAAGTCTGGGGCAAGATGTGGAAACCGGAGAGTCTTGGATTCAGCAGCAAAATTTAGCGAAAACGGTAACCTCTTACCTTAATATCAACGCGCCTGCCCAGATTGGTAAATTTTGGACAATGAATAATAATCTGACCGGTATTTACATGCATTTCAAGGGCGAAATTGCAGGCGAATTTGCTAATCTAGGTTCCTTTTTCTTCCAAGGGAGAAGCACCAATAATTTTAAAATAGCGAAAGGTTTCGGCGCGGAGTTATCTGTAAATTACAATAGCCCTTTCTTGTATAACGTATACAAGATCCACACGCGCTGGGGCACGGATGTGGGCGTAAACTACAACTTTAAAGATCAACGGAGCTCGTTGAAACTGGCCGCAACCGATATTTTCCGTACACAGAAAAACAATGTCTCTACTAATTTTGCAGAGTTTGACAGCCAGTTTAGCCAGTACAATGATAATCGGACGGTTCGCTTGACGTATACCTACAAATTCGGTAACCTGAAGCAACAGACCAAACGTACATCAACCGATTCGGAAGAGAAGAATAGAGCGCTTTAA
- a CDS encoding PadR family transcriptional regulator, with product MIAENTQTQMRKGILEYCILSIISRGEIYASDIIGELKKAQLLVVEGTLYPLLTRLKNNGLLSYNWQESTSGPPRKYYKITAEGTEVLSRLDVTWKELLFAVETSLQGRS from the coding sequence ATGATAGCAGAAAATACACAAACCCAGATGCGGAAAGGGATACTTGAATACTGTATCCTTTCTATCATTTCCCGAGGGGAGATATATGCTTCAGATATTATTGGCGAACTAAAAAAGGCGCAGCTTTTAGTGGTAGAGGGCACCCTGTATCCACTGTTGACGCGCTTAAAAAACAATGGTTTATTAAGTTACAATTGGCAGGAATCAACCTCTGGCCCACCGAGAAAGTATTACAAAATCACGGCGGAAGGCACAGAGGTTTTATCCAGGCTGGATGTTACCTGGAAAGAGCTACTGTTTGCTGTAGAAACATCGTTGCAAGGAAGAAGTTAA
- a CDS encoding ComF family protein, whose amino-acid sequence MQIRRYWDGLVAILFPRLCASCEHVLLQQEEMLCTYCQFHLPINDHYLFLENEAVRRLCGKAPIEMAAAYLSFAQSSLVQTMIHRLKYENAHEVGIYLGRQFGQQLLRSPYFKEIDLIVPIPLHQKKMRSRGFNQSEDIARGIAAELKCAVNTQDFVRTVHTASQTTMGKMDRYENVESVFDCLTAAPFFGKHILLVDDVLTTGATLAAAAVVLREKAHCRVSVAALAMAE is encoded by the coding sequence ATGCAAATCCGTCGTTATTGGGATGGTCTCGTAGCAATCCTCTTTCCGCGCTTATGCGCCTCCTGCGAACATGTTTTGTTGCAGCAAGAGGAAATGCTCTGTACATACTGTCAGTTTCACCTACCGATTAATGATCACTATCTCTTTTTAGAAAATGAAGCGGTAAGGCGTTTGTGTGGCAAAGCCCCTATCGAAATGGCCGCAGCTTACCTCTCTTTTGCTCAATCGTCGTTGGTGCAAACTATGATACATCGTTTAAAATATGAAAATGCCCACGAAGTAGGGATTTATCTCGGTCGTCAATTTGGACAGCAGTTGCTTCGCTCGCCTTATTTCAAAGAGATCGATCTTATCGTTCCAATTCCACTGCACCAGAAAAAAATGCGATCGCGCGGCTTTAATCAAAGTGAAGATATCGCCCGAGGCATTGCAGCCGAGTTAAAATGTGCTGTCAACACGCAAGATTTTGTGCGAACGGTACATACCGCAAGCCAAACGACGATGGGAAAAATGGATCGATATGAGAATGTCGAAAGTGTGTTTGACTGTTTGACGGCAGCACCCTTTTTTGGTAAACATATTTTGTTGGTGGATGATGTGTTGACAACCGGTGCAACGCTGGCCGCTGCAGCAGTCGTACTTCGCGAAAAAGCGCACTGCCGTGTCTCTGTAGCGGCGCTGGCAATGGCCGAATAA